In Paraburkholderia acidisoli, one DNA window encodes the following:
- a CDS encoding Rieske (2Fe-2S) protein — protein sequence MSEASRMGRARAMDDLGDLGDLGDLGDLGDRGAWQRVCESAAVVAGEVRGFVVGGACLAVWRDGEGGVHVWDDRCPHRGVPLSEGFVSGGLLTCPAHGWRFDVNGEQIRLITSSTPVCRDPSRAVVHEAEERDGNIFMRAAPG from the coding sequence ATGAGCGAGGCGAGTCGCATGGGCCGTGCGCGCGCTATGGACGATCTTGGCGATCTTGGCGATCTTGGCGATCTTGGCGATCTTGGCGATAGGGGCGCGTGGCAGCGCGTATGCGAATCGGCCGCCGTCGTGGCGGGCGAAGTGCGCGGCTTCGTCGTGGGCGGCGCGTGCCTCGCCGTGTGGCGCGACGGCGAAGGCGGCGTGCACGTCTGGGACGATCGTTGCCCGCATCGCGGCGTGCCGCTTTCGGAGGGCTTCGTTTCGGGCGGTCTCCTCACCTGCCCCGCGCATGGCTGGCGCTTCGACGTGAACGGCGAGCAGATCCGCCTCATCACGTCGAGCACGCCCGTGTGCCGCGATCCGTCGCGTGCCGTCGTGCACGAAGCCGAGGAGCGCGACGGCAACATATTTATGCGCGCCGCGCCTGGCTAG
- a CDS encoding porin translates to MKTTLGAVVLLAASSAASAQTSVTLYGRVDGGIEYLNHIANGNGGTASRWSAEGGDWGTSMLGFKGTEDLGGGSAAIFDLETALQIMNGTTGGGRLFSRRAYVGLKNETWGQIQAGRNLFIDSDGVWEFDPFVQQAVSSASLVRGRNWQQSSNNVEYHSPVWHGLDVQGQYAFGNQASGFNNGAAGDFGRSDGIMLTYHSTLFDVRGIYDELRDSSGRFSNIFTASREYFVGGNLRVQKFKIQAAYTHYAAPDTPAGMADSADHYWLGATYQATPKWAVTAAGFYIHVNEGSGDAAHDPGSHATLYALGTTYNLSARTFLYGTLAYVDNSRNGTFSVFATPRDSSSPTSPMAGESQTGAYVGMMHIF, encoded by the coding sequence GTGAAAACGACTCTGGGCGCCGTCGTGCTGCTCGCCGCCAGTTCAGCGGCATCGGCACAAACAAGTGTCACGCTGTATGGCCGCGTGGACGGCGGTATCGAATATCTGAATCACATCGCCAACGGCAACGGGGGAACCGCCAGCCGCTGGAGCGCCGAAGGGGGCGACTGGGGCACTAGCATGCTCGGCTTCAAGGGCACCGAAGACCTGGGCGGCGGCTCGGCCGCGATCTTCGATCTCGAAACCGCCTTGCAGATCATGAACGGCACCACGGGCGGCGGCCGGCTCTTTTCGCGGCGCGCTTACGTGGGTCTGAAGAACGAGACGTGGGGCCAAATTCAGGCCGGCCGCAATCTCTTCATCGACAGCGACGGCGTGTGGGAATTCGATCCGTTCGTGCAGCAGGCGGTGTCGTCGGCGTCGCTCGTGCGCGGGCGCAACTGGCAGCAGAGCAGCAATAACGTCGAATATCACAGCCCCGTGTGGCACGGTCTCGACGTGCAAGGGCAGTACGCCTTCGGCAATCAGGCAAGTGGCTTCAACAACGGCGCCGCGGGCGACTTCGGCCGCTCCGACGGCATCATGCTCACGTATCACTCGACGCTCTTCGACGTGCGCGGCATCTACGACGAACTGCGCGATTCGAGCGGGCGCTTCTCGAACATCTTCACGGCCTCGCGCGAATATTTCGTGGGCGGCAATCTGCGCGTGCAGAAGTTCAAGATCCAGGCCGCGTACACGCACTACGCCGCGCCCGACACGCCCGCGGGCATGGCCGATAGCGCCGACCACTACTGGCTCGGCGCCACGTATCAGGCCACGCCCAAATGGGCCGTCACCGCCGCCGGCTTCTATATCCACGTGAACGAAGGTTCCGGCGACGCCGCGCACGACCCGGGCAGCCATGCCACGCTCTACGCGCTCGGCACGACCTATAACCTGAGCGCGCGTACGTTCCTCTACGGCACGCTCGCGTATGTCGATAACAGCCGCAACGGTACTTTCTCCGTGTTCGCCACGCCGCGCGACTCCAGTTCGCCCACGAGCCCGATGGCCGGCGAATCGCAGACGGGCGCCTACGTCGGCATGATGCACATTTTCTGA
- a CDS encoding porin, with translation MKYLSRATRTLAVLPVLAAHTLCAQAQSSVTLYGVIDTSIEVTNPGGGWVTRMDSGAYRGSRVGLRGAEDIGNGYRILFDIENGFGSTDGTYAVANTIFNRQAWVGMDSPWGTVRVGRQYSPIYIPFKGGLDAFGAGTIASGLNNLSKITPYESNAVTYISPEVHGFTTTLMVSLRDASDDANGLAGTIETFAWRHGPFRISYAHQQQNGDGALRANLGGVSYAFGPVTGFLSYFNGDGGTPRYHDAGVSVSARYAVTPRLRASLGYTYMSDRSGGDNDADQLSAACEYDLSKKVLLYASAGWLRNRGTGTMTLRGVNVTGLPPSWPGAGVRGVQLGMIDRF, from the coding sequence ATGAAATACCTCTCGCGCGCGACACGCACGCTTGCCGTTCTGCCGGTACTCGCGGCGCACACGCTCTGCGCACAGGCGCAAAGCTCGGTCACGCTGTACGGCGTGATCGACACCAGCATCGAAGTGACGAATCCCGGCGGCGGCTGGGTCACGCGTATGGATTCCGGCGCGTATCGCGGCTCGCGCGTGGGCCTGCGCGGCGCGGAAGACATCGGCAACGGCTACCGCATCCTGTTCGACATCGAGAACGGCTTCGGCTCGACCGACGGCACTTACGCCGTCGCGAACACCATTTTCAATCGCCAGGCGTGGGTCGGCATGGACTCGCCCTGGGGCACCGTGCGCGTCGGGCGCCAGTATTCGCCAATCTACATTCCGTTCAAGGGCGGCCTCGACGCGTTCGGCGCGGGCACCATCGCCTCGGGTCTCAACAATCTCTCGAAGATCACGCCGTACGAGAGCAACGCGGTGACCTATATCTCGCCGGAAGTTCACGGCTTCACGACCACGCTGATGGTCTCGCTGCGCGACGCCTCCGACGACGCCAACGGTCTCGCGGGCACCATCGAAACCTTCGCGTGGCGCCACGGACCGTTTCGCATTTCCTACGCGCATCAGCAGCAAAACGGCGATGGCGCCTTGCGTGCGAATCTCGGCGGCGTGTCGTATGCGTTCGGCCCCGTCACGGGCTTCCTGTCGTATTTCAATGGCGATGGCGGGACGCCGCGCTATCACGACGCGGGCGTTTCCGTCTCGGCGCGCTATGCCGTCACGCCGCGCCTGCGCGCCTCGCTCGGCTACACCTACATGAGCGACCGCTCGGGCGGCGACAACGACGCCGACCAGCTCAGCGCGGCCTGCGAATACGATCTTTCGAAAAAGGTGCTGCTCTACGCGAGCGCGGGCTGGCTGCGCAACCGCGGCACCGGCACGATGACGCTGCGCGGCGTGAACGTCACGGGTCTGCCGCCGTCATGGCCGGGCGCGGGCGTGCGCGGCGTGCAACTCGGCATGATCGACCGCTTTTGA
- a CDS encoding glucose/quinate/shikimate family membrane-bound PQQ-dependent dehydrogenase yields MTRSSKSLGVIGGLSLLFALLTALYLLIGGAWLLSLGGSPYYLVTGILLLVFAFLLWRRNPAAFVLYAIVLVGTAIWALWESGPDFWALAPRSGVLVVFGVWLLLFVSWQLERPRQTGVVSLVVSLLVWAGVLVYANFNDPQQVNGTIAGATGSPGANIEGIAPSDWPAYGRTQEGTRYSPLQQITPENVKNLQVAWTFRTGDMKGPNDPVEITDEVTPIKIGNLLYLCSPHQILFALDAQTGQLKWKFDPQLKADPSFQHVTCRGVSYIDLSASADSNAAANGAPAAASDAAASGAQAAAPASDLASGAIAAAAGASDPIAAIVAAKTASDSATAASAAAANAQAAASDAQAAAATAANAAASASSVPGTMPAAAPLDANAACTRRIYLPVNDGHLYALDALTGQRCTEFGDNGDLDLQHAQPVTTAGMYEPTSPPIITPKVIIVAGSVEDNFSTREPSGVIRGFDVRTGQLVWAFDPGAKDPNHIPGPGEHYTWNSPNSWAPSAYDAKLDMVYLPMGVTTPDIWGGNRTPEQERYASGLLALHASTGKLAWFYQSAHHDLWDMDQPSQPTLADITDKDGKSVPVVYAPAKTGNLFVLDRRTGALVVPAPETPVPQGAAAGDHVSPTQPFSQLTYRPSKNLTDKDMWGATMYDQLMCRVMFHKLRYEGTFTPPSEQGTLVFPGNLGMFEWGGIAVDTDRQIAIANPIALPFVSKLIPRGPGNPEEPASGAKGSGTESGIQPQYGIPFGVTINAFLSPLGLPCKQPAWGYISAIDLKTNQIVWKKRIGTVRDSSPIPLPFKMGMPMLGGPIVTAGGVAFIGATADNYIRAFDVNNGSQLWQARLPAGGQATPMSYSINGRQYVVIAAGGHGSFGTKLGDYVIAYALPQQ; encoded by the coding sequence ATGACCAGATCATCGAAATCGCTGGGCGTCATCGGCGGACTCTCATTGCTGTTCGCGCTGCTCACCGCGCTCTATCTGCTGATCGGCGGCGCCTGGCTGCTGTCGCTCGGCGGCTCGCCGTATTACCTCGTCACGGGCATCCTGCTGCTCGTCTTCGCGTTCCTGTTGTGGCGACGCAATCCCGCCGCATTCGTGCTCTACGCCATCGTGCTGGTGGGCACGGCGATCTGGGCGCTCTGGGAGTCGGGTCCCGACTTCTGGGCGCTCGCGCCGCGCTCGGGCGTGCTCGTCGTGTTCGGCGTGTGGCTGCTGCTGTTCGTGAGCTGGCAGCTCGAACGGCCGCGCCAGACCGGCGTGGTGTCGCTCGTGGTCTCGCTGCTCGTGTGGGCGGGCGTGCTCGTCTACGCGAACTTCAACGACCCGCAGCAGGTGAACGGCACGATCGCGGGCGCGACCGGTTCGCCCGGCGCGAACATCGAGGGCATCGCCCCGTCCGATTGGCCCGCGTATGGGCGCACCCAGGAAGGCACCCGCTATTCGCCGCTGCAGCAGATCACGCCGGAAAACGTGAAGAATCTGCAGGTGGCGTGGACCTTCCGCACCGGCGACATGAAAGGCCCCAACGATCCGGTCGAGATCACGGATGAAGTCACGCCGATCAAGATCGGCAATCTGCTCTACCTGTGCTCGCCGCATCAGATCCTGTTCGCGCTCGACGCGCAAACGGGGCAGCTCAAGTGGAAGTTCGACCCGCAGTTGAAGGCCGATCCGTCGTTCCAGCACGTGACCTGCCGCGGCGTTTCGTATATCGACCTGTCCGCGAGCGCCGATAGCAACGCCGCGGCGAATGGCGCGCCTGCCGCCGCCTCGGACGCCGCCGCTTCGGGCGCGCAAGCCGCCGCACCGGCAAGCGACCTCGCCTCGGGCGCGATTGCCGCCGCCGCGGGCGCGAGCGACCCGATCGCCGCCATCGTCGCGGCGAAAACCGCCTCGGATTCGGCCACGGCCGCCAGCGCCGCCGCAGCCAACGCGCAAGCCGCCGCTTCGGACGCCCAGGCCGCAGCCGCGACCGCTGCGAATGCGGCCGCGAGCGCCAGCAGCGTGCCGGGCACGATGCCGGCCGCCGCGCCGCTCGACGCCAACGCCGCCTGCACGCGCCGCATCTATCTGCCGGTCAACGACGGTCATCTCTACGCGCTCGACGCGCTCACGGGCCAGCGCTGCACCGAGTTCGGCGACAACGGCGACCTCGACCTGCAACACGCGCAGCCGGTCACGACCGCGGGCATGTACGAGCCGACCTCGCCGCCGATCATCACGCCGAAGGTCATCATCGTAGCGGGTTCGGTCGAGGACAACTTCTCGACGCGCGAGCCTTCGGGCGTGATTCGCGGCTTCGACGTGCGCACGGGGCAGCTCGTGTGGGCATTCGATCCGGGCGCGAAGGACCCCAATCACATTCCGGGTCCGGGCGAACACTACACGTGGAATTCGCCGAACTCGTGGGCGCCTTCGGCCTACGACGCGAAGCTCGACATGGTCTATCTGCCGATGGGCGTGACCACGCCGGACATCTGGGGCGGCAATCGCACGCCCGAGCAGGAACGCTACGCGAGCGGCCTGCTCGCGCTGCACGCGTCCACCGGCAAGCTCGCGTGGTTCTACCAGAGCGCGCACCACGATCTCTGGGACATGGACCAGCCCTCGCAGCCCACGCTCGCCGACATCACCGACAAGGACGGCAAGAGCGTGCCCGTGGTCTACGCGCCCGCGAAAACCGGCAACCTGTTCGTGCTCGACCGCCGCACCGGCGCGCTCGTGGTGCCCGCGCCCGAAACGCCGGTACCGCAAGGCGCCGCCGCGGGCGACCATGTCTCGCCCACGCAGCCGTTCTCGCAGCTCACGTATCGTCCGTCGAAGAATCTCACCGACAAGGACATGTGGGGCGCCACGATGTACGACCAGCTCATGTGCCGCGTGATGTTCCACAAGCTGCGCTATGAAGGTACGTTCACGCCGCCTTCGGAGCAGGGCACGCTCGTGTTCCCGGGCAACCTGGGCATGTTCGAGTGGGGCGGCATTGCCGTGGACACCGACCGCCAGATCGCCATTGCGAACCCGATCGCGCTGCCGTTCGTCTCGAAGCTGATTCCGCGCGGTCCGGGCAATCCGGAAGAACCGGCCTCGGGTGCGAAGGGCAGCGGCACGGAATCGGGCATCCAGCCGCAGTACGGCATTCCGTTCGGCGTGACGATCAACGCGTTCCTCTCGCCGCTCGGCCTGCCGTGCAAGCAGCCCGCGTGGGGCTATATCTCGGCGATCGATCTCAAGACCAACCAGATCGTGTGGAAGAAGCGCATCGGCACGGTGCGTGACAGCTCGCCGATCCCGCTGCCGTTCAAGATGGGCATGCCGATGCTGGGCGGCCCGATCGTGACGGCGGGCGGCGTGGCCTTCATCGGCGCGACGGCCGACAACTATATCCGCGCGTTCGACGTGAACAACGGCTCGCAACTGTGGCAGGCGCGCCTGCCCGCGGGCGGCCAGGCCACGCCGATGAGCTACTCGATCAACGGTCGCCAGTACGTGGTGATCGCGGCGGGCGGCCATGGCTCATTCGGCACCAAGCTCGGCGATTACGTGATCGCCTACGCGCTGCCGCAGCAGTAA